One window of Felis catus isolate Fca126 chromosome D4, F.catus_Fca126_mat1.0, whole genome shotgun sequence genomic DNA carries:
- the LOC101094962 gene encoding olfactory receptor 1L8-like yields the protein MSLHLTQVKLLYCSTPFCGREGRQNHGQFIGILGETELELVELKVLEFSIFTGTCRIMERVNQTVSVSEFILLGLSSRPEDQKPLFALFFIMYMVTLVGNLLIILAIRSDTQLQTPMYFFLSILSFIDVCYTTTIIPKMLVNFLSEKKSISYAECMTQMYFFLAFANTESYLLAAMAIDRFVAICDPFHYVTTMSHRRCVLLLAFSCSISDLHSLLLVLLINRLTFCDSNVIPHFLCDINPLLKLSCSPTFVNEIVINTEGLITLVTPFMCVVISYVRILIAVLKIPSAAGKRKAFSTCGSHLTMVTLFYGSIIYVYFRPLSSYTIKDRVATVIYTVLSSMLNPFIYSLRNKDMKQGLRKLMGRRSQAALS from the coding sequence ATGTCCCTGCATTTAACACAGGTTAAACTTTTGTATTGTTCAACTCCTTTttgtggaagggaaggaagacagaatcaTGGGCAATTTATAGGAATTCTtggggagacagaattggaactTGTTGAATTGAAAGTTCTGGAATTTTCCATATTCACTGGTACATGCAGGATTATGGAGAGGGTCAATCAAACCGTCAGTGTCTCTGAGTTCATCCTCCTGGGACTGTCCTCCCGGCCTGAGGACCAGAAGCCACTTTTTGCCCTGTTCTTCATCATGTACATGGTCACTCTGGTAGGAAATCTGCTCATCATCCTGGCCATCCGCTCTGACACTCAACTCCAGACAcctatgtattttttcctcagcATCTTATCCTTCATTGATGTTTGCTACACAACAACCATCATTCCCAAGATGCTGGTGAACTTCCTGTCAGAGAAGAAGTCCATCTCCTACGCTGAGTGTATGACCCAGATGTATTTCTTCTTGGCTTTTGCCAACACAGAAAGTTATCTCCTGGCTGCCATGGCCATTGACCGCTTTGTGGCCATCTGTGACCCATTCCACTATGTCACCACCATGAGCCACCGCCGCTGCGTCCTGCTGCTGGCCTTCTCCTGCTCCATCTCTGACCTCCATTCCCTGTTACTAGTTCTTCTGATAAACCGTCTCACCTTCTGTGACTCCAATGTTATCCCCCACTTCCTCTGTGACATCAACCCTCTGCTGAAATTGTCCTGCTCCCCCACATTTGTCAATGAAATTGTAATTAACACAGAAGGATTGATAACCCTGGTGACCCCCTTTATGTGTGTTGTCATCTCTTATGTCCGGATCCTCATTGCTGTTCTTAAGATCCCTTCAGCTGCGGGGAAGCGTAAAGCTTTCTCTACCTGTGGCTCCCACCTCACCATGGTGACCCTCTTTTATGGAagcattatttatgtttatttccgACCCCTGTCTAGCTATACCATCAAGGACAGGGTGGCAACAGTCATCTATACAGTTCTGTCCTCCATGCTGAACCCTTTTATCTATAGTCTGAGGAACAAAGACATGAAGCAAGGCCTGAGGAAGCTGATGGGCAGGAGGTCCCAGGCAGCACTTTCGTGA
- the LOC109496998 gene encoding olfactory receptor 1L8, translating to MERVNQTSSVSEFILLGLSSQPEDQKPLFILFLTMYLVTITGNLLIILAIHSDPQLQTPMYFFLSFLSFTDICFTTTIVPRMLLSFLSEKTISYAGCLTQMYFIYALGNTDSYLLAVMALDRYVAICDPFHYVTTMNHHRCVLLVAFSCSLPHLHSLLHTLLLNRLTFCDNNVIHHFLCDLSPLMKLSCSSTFLNEIVIMSEGSVVLVTPFLCITFSYIRILITVLKIPSAAGKRKAFSTCGSHLTVVTLFYGSIFYVYLQPLSTYTARDHIATLVYTVLTSMLNPFIYSLRNKDLKQGLRKLIGRRKSQAAPS from the coding sequence ATGGAAAGAGTCAACCAAACCAGCAGTGTTTCTGAGTTCATCCTCCTGGGACTCTCCTCCCAGCCTGAGGACCAGAAGCCACTCTTTATCCTTTTCCTCACCATGTACCTGGTCACCATAACAGGGAACCTGCTCATCATCCTTGCCATCCACTCTGACCCCCAACTCCAGAcccccatgtatttcttcctgagtttCCTGTCCTTCACTGACATTTGCTTTACAACAACCATTGTCCCCAGGATGCTACTGAGCTTCCTGTCAGAGAAGACCATCTCCTATGCTGGGTGTCTGAcacagatgtattttatttatgctcTGGGCAACACTGACAGCTACCTCCTGGCGGTCATGGCCCttgaccgctatgtggccatctgtgaCCCCTTCCACTATGTCACCACCATGAACCACCACCGCTGTGTCCTGCTGGTGGCCTTTTCCTGCTCACTTCCTCACCTCCACTCACTCCTACACACACTGCTACTGAATCGTCTCACCTTCTGTGACAACAATGTTATCCATCACTTCCTCTGTGACCTCAGTCCCCTGATGAAATTGTCCTGCTCCTCCACATTTCTCAATGAAATCGTGATAATGTCAGAAGGCTCTGTTGTTTTGGTGACCCCCTTTCTGTGCATCACTTTCTCTTACATACGAATCCTCATCACAGTTCTCAAGATCCCCTCAGCTGCTGGAAAACGcaaagccttctccacctgtggctcTCACCTCACTGTGGTAACCCTCTTTTATGGAAGCATCTTCTATGTCTATTTACAGCCCCTGTCCACCTACACTGCCAGGGACCACATAGCAACACTTGTCTACACAGTTCTTACCTCCATGCTGAACCCTTTTATCTATAGCCTGAGAAACAAAGACCTGAAACAGGGCCTGAGGAAGCTGATAGGCAGGAGGAAATCCCAGGCAGCACCCTCTTGA